Proteins from a single region of Mytilus trossulus isolate FHL-02 chromosome 2, PNRI_Mtr1.1.1.hap1, whole genome shotgun sequence:
- the LOC134705241 gene encoding beta-1,3-galactosyltransferase 1-like isoform X1, producing the protein MQLLLFIAFERKLDVLLQKYISIKRMWRIHRKKNNVCISILTCVCLGNLLLYIAFTNLRAEYIKIKHHSDGRIQTKLNVKETEDGEEHERYIVNEPFKCNQRNVDLIIVVCSSLDHFKQRKAIRDTWGKSANNESFKLVFLVGTWLHSRFSKINNTFSKEISTFRDIVQGDFIDSYQNLTLKSIYMLHWVKTYCSHANFLLKTDDDMYINIPNLFRALRKQILTKFLMGNLITGAKPVQDKSSKWYTPKNTFPEVYYPPYLSGTSYVISNTILSELYNATKSSKYFWLEDVFITGVCVKAVGIFQIHRNDMTFNTPEPFGCSLKSLISGHKVKWQTMYSVHQAVINDDSSVCDKSK; encoded by the exons ATGCAACTTCTGTTATTTATAGCATTTGAGAGGAAACTAGATgttttattgcaaaaatatatttcaataaaaag aatGTGGCGCATACATcgaaagaaaaataatgtatgCATATCAATACTAACATGTGTATGTTTAGGAAATTTATTGCTCTACATAGCCTTTACCAATCTACGGGCGGAgtatataaagataaaacatCACTCTGATGGGCGGATACAGACTAAACTAAACGTTAAAGAAACAGAGGATGGCGAGGAACATGAAAGATACATTGTTAACGAACCATTTAAGTGTAATCAACGAAATGTGGATCTAATCATCGTTGTTTGCTCAAGTCTCGATCATTTCAAACAAAGAAAAGCAATTCGAGATACTTGGGGgaaaagtgcaaataatgaaaGTTTCAAATTAGTATTTTTAGTTGGAACATGGTTACATAGTcggttttcaaaaataaataatacattttcaaaagaaatttcaaCGTTTAGGGATATAGTACAAGGTGATTTTATCGattcatatcaaaatttaactttaaaatctatatacatgttgCATTGGGTAAAGACATATTGCAGCCATGctaattttttgttgaaaacagACGATGATATGTATATAAACATTCCAAATTTGTTTCGAGCACTTAGGAAAcagattttaacaaaattcttAATGGGCAATTTAATCACAGGAGCTAAACCAGTGCAAGATAAAAGCTCAAAATGGTATACACCGAAAAATACATTCCCGGAAGTTTACTATCCGCCATATTTGTCAGGAACCTCATATGTCATTTCCAATACCATTTTATCAGAACTTTATAATGCTAcgaaatcatcaaaatatttttggttGGAGGATGTTTTTATAACTGGTGTTTGTGTAAAAGCTGTAGGAATATTTCAAATTCATCGGAATGACATGACATTTAATACGCCTGAGCCATTTGGTTGTTCGTTAAAATCATTAATATCTGGACATAAAGTAAAATGGCAAACCATGTACTCAGTTCATCAGGCAGTTATAAACGATGATAGCAGCGTCTGTGATAagtctaaataa
- the LOC134705241 gene encoding beta-1,3-galactosyltransferase 1-like isoform X2 has product MWRIHRKKNNVCISILTCVCLGNLLLYIAFTNLRAEYIKIKHHSDGRIQTKLNVKETEDGEEHERYIVNEPFKCNQRNVDLIIVVCSSLDHFKQRKAIRDTWGKSANNESFKLVFLVGTWLHSRFSKINNTFSKEISTFRDIVQGDFIDSYQNLTLKSIYMLHWVKTYCSHANFLLKTDDDMYINIPNLFRALRKQILTKFLMGNLITGAKPVQDKSSKWYTPKNTFPEVYYPPYLSGTSYVISNTILSELYNATKSSKYFWLEDVFITGVCVKAVGIFQIHRNDMTFNTPEPFGCSLKSLISGHKVKWQTMYSVHQAVINDDSSVCDKSK; this is encoded by the coding sequence atGTGGCGCATACATcgaaagaaaaataatgtatgCATATCAATACTAACATGTGTATGTTTAGGAAATTTATTGCTCTACATAGCCTTTACCAATCTACGGGCGGAgtatataaagataaaacatCACTCTGATGGGCGGATACAGACTAAACTAAACGTTAAAGAAACAGAGGATGGCGAGGAACATGAAAGATACATTGTTAACGAACCATTTAAGTGTAATCAACGAAATGTGGATCTAATCATCGTTGTTTGCTCAAGTCTCGATCATTTCAAACAAAGAAAAGCAATTCGAGATACTTGGGGgaaaagtgcaaataatgaaaGTTTCAAATTAGTATTTTTAGTTGGAACATGGTTACATAGTcggttttcaaaaataaataatacattttcaaaagaaatttcaaCGTTTAGGGATATAGTACAAGGTGATTTTATCGattcatatcaaaatttaactttaaaatctatatacatgttgCATTGGGTAAAGACATATTGCAGCCATGctaattttttgttgaaaacagACGATGATATGTATATAAACATTCCAAATTTGTTTCGAGCACTTAGGAAAcagattttaacaaaattcttAATGGGCAATTTAATCACAGGAGCTAAACCAGTGCAAGATAAAAGCTCAAAATGGTATACACCGAAAAATACATTCCCGGAAGTTTACTATCCGCCATATTTGTCAGGAACCTCATATGTCATTTCCAATACCATTTTATCAGAACTTTATAATGCTAcgaaatcatcaaaatatttttggttGGAGGATGTTTTTATAACTGGTGTTTGTGTAAAAGCTGTAGGAATATTTCAAATTCATCGGAATGACATGACATTTAATACGCCTGAGCCATTTGGTTGTTCGTTAAAATCATTAATATCTGGACATAAAGTAAAATGGCAAACCATGTACTCAGTTCATCAGGCAGTTATAAACGATGATAGCAGCGTCTGTGATAagtctaaataa